A window of Chryseobacterium sp. IHB B 17019 genomic DNA:
ACCACACCATTAAACATTTAGGCTAATAAATATATCAACATTATAAAATCAATAGATAAATCCTAAAAATAATTAAACAAAAATCATCGTAAATTAATTATATTTACAAAATCTTAAACTAATAAACTTTAACGTATGGAAAAAAAACTACCCCTTTTATTTTTCATCTTTTTATTCTGCTTCTCTCAACAACTCTCATCACAAACTTATCAGCTAATTGGAAACCCCGTAAACACCACTGGATGGACAATGGTGGGACCCACAGTGGTAAGTACTGATTTTGTACAGCTCACCCCTGATGTCAATGACAATTCGGGATCAATCCGATTGAATGAGCCTATCAACTTGAAATATTGTGATAAGTGGAGAATAGAATTCGATTTCAGAATGGATTCGAGCCAGACCTATAATGGTGACGGTATTGCATTCTGGTACCTGGCAAATCCGCCAGTCGCAAGCGTATTGGGCTCCGGAATCGGGGTTTCCCAAAATGCAGTTGGTTTTATTGTAGGTTTTGACACTTATAATAATGCCACAGGAAGCTCAGGAATGAGCAAAGTACACGTCGCTTATGGGCAGGTGCAAAACACCACCGATACCAACAACGTGGAATTCTTCAATATTCCCGGAAGTTCTTTTCACTCGCCGGATCTCAACGCAACATTACCGTTTCAGGGAACAACCTACAAGCATGTTGAAGTAACTGCCGAGGTAGACCCTGCCGCTCCTGCCAACTGGATTGTAAAAATCACATTAAATGGAACGGTGATTTGCAACCAATCTTTTGCACCTTCCGGCGCTGCAGCAGCAATGACGGTGGGATATTTCGGATTTTCTGCTTCTACGGGAGGTGCGAGATCAAGACATTCTATCAAAAACGTGAAAGTTTACGTTGATAAAATCCCTCTTCTGGAAAGTGCAATTACAAAATCTATCTGTCCGGATCTGGCGGGTATGGCAACGGTTGATTTGACGACTTTCAACTCTCAGCTTACCGCTACACCTAACAATTATAATTTTACCTATTATATTACAGGAAGCGCAACCCCGATTGCCAATCCTACCAATTTCCAATATAACGCAGACACCAACATTTCTGTCGTTATCAAAGATCCTGCAACGGTATTATGCGACAACAATGATGCGACAATTACGCTGAAAGTCGCCCCGACAGTTACCGCAACAGATGCTACTTTGCGCTCTTGTTTTATTGAAACCAAACCTTCAACTGGTCTCTTCAATCTTACCACAGCGGCAGTAATAGGAACATCCACAGGAATCATCAAAACATATTACCCTTCATTAACGGATGCCGAAAACGGAACCAATGAAATTGTAAATCCTACCAATTATATTGCTCCAACAGGAGTGGTTTACATAAAAGTAACCAATTCTTTCGGCTGCTATGACATCGCAAAAGTGAATCTGGTTGTAATGGCACCTGTTTCCTCCAATATTCTTGAAGATAAAATTATCTGTATTGAAGACAAAACAACGCTGGATGCAGGTCCCGGGTTTACAAGCTACGAATGGAGCACCGGCGCAACTACCCAGGCCATAAATGATGTGGGAGTAGGAACGTATTGGGTAAAATTAAAAACCGGAGAATGTATAACCACGCAATATGTAAAAGTATATGCTTCAGAACAGCCGGTGATATCAAGTATTGATATTTCAAATAACACGGTATCCGTTTATGCAGTAGGAGGAACTGCACCTTATCAATATTCAATGGACGGGATCAACTGGCAGGATTCCAATGAATTCAAAAACGTTCCGAGAGGTGACAGCAAGATCTATGTAAAAGATGCTTATGACTGTGAGCCGATCGACATCAGTATTGTTGTGCCGAACCTTATCAATGTGATCACGCCAAACGGTGACGGAATCAACGACGCTATTGATTATTCAGCTTTGGCAGGCAAGCAAAACCTTGTATTTAATGTATTTGACAGATACGGAGCTCAGATCCACCACGCTGACAAATCAAATAAATACAGATGGGACGGAACCGTGGGAGGTAGAAAAATTTCTACAGGAAGCTACTGGTACTCCGTTTCATGGAATGAAAACGATAAGAAAAACACACCGTTCAGATATTCAGGATGGGTGTTGGTAAAAAATAGAGATTAATAAAAAACATCATTCTATAACAGAGGCCGCTTCAATTTTTTTTGAGCGGCCTTCTTTTTTTGCCTAATTTAGAATGAGATATTTATTTTTAAACTAATTTAATTCGTATTCAATTCTTAAATTTGTCCTATGAATTATTTAGAGGCTTTAAGCAAGAGATATTCTGTAAAGAAATTTAACAATGAAATCATCCCCCAGGAAAAGTTATTCAACATTCTTGAATCGGGGAAGTTATCAGCGAGCTCTCTTGGACTTCAGCCTTATAAAATCTTAGTGGTAGAAAGTGAAGAAATGAAAAAAAAGTTGATTCCAGCTTTTTACAACCCTTCACAGATTTCCACATGCTCTCATTTAATTGTTATTATTTCAAAAAAAACAGTTGAAGAAGGCTATATTAATGGATATTTCAGACATATTTCAGACGTTCGGGAAACGCCAATGGAAAACCTGGAGCTTTTTAGAAACAGCATCAATCAACATATTAATCAAAAAACTCAGGATGAAATTTTCAATTGGGCAGAAAAGCAATCTTATATAGTTTTGGCTAATTTAATGTATGCCGCAGCTATCGAAGGCATAGATTCATGTCCTATGGAAGGCTTCCGTCAGGACCTGATGGAAGAAATTCTAGATATAAACCCTGAAGCTGAAAAAGTAACCGTTACCCTTGCTCTTGGCTACCGGTCTGAAGAAGATTATTTCCAACACATGAAAAAAGTAAGAAAACCAAACGAAAAATTGTTTAAATTTATTTAGACGATCTACCTAAAGCAAGCATAATGATAAAAGCGGATGTATTAGTAATCGGTTCCGGGATTTCGGGACTTTCCTACGCCATTAAGGTTTCTGAACAGCTTCCTGATGCCAAAATAATCATCGTAACAAAATCTGACGAAGACGAAAGCAACACCAAATACGCCCAGGGCGGCCTTGCGGTAGTTACAGATTCTAAAAATGATAATTTCGACAAGCACATTGAAGATACCATGCGTGCCGGAGACGGCGAAAACAAGCGCGATGTGGTGGAAATGGTAGTAAAGGAAGCTCCTGCAAGATTCAATGAAATTGTAGAATGGGGCGCGAATTTTGACATGAAAAATGGCGAATTTGCCTTAGGAAGAGAAGGCGGACATACCGAAAACAGGATTGTTCATCACAAAGATATCACAGGTTTTGAGATCGAAAGAGCCTTACTCGAAACAGCCAAAAGCAGCCCAAATATTGAAATCCTCGACCATCATTATGTAATCGATATCATCACCCAACACCACGTTCCCGGAAAGGAGCTAAATGAAGGTGATATTCACTGTTACGGAGCCTATATTCTGGATGAAAAAGGCAAAAAAATTAAAAAAATTACTTCAAAAATAACCCTAGTGGCAACCGGCGGCGCAGGTCACGTTTATAAAAACACGACCAATCCCACAATTGCAACAGGTGACGGGATCGCTTTTGTGGCAAGAGCAAAAGGACAGGTTTCCAACATGCAGTATTACCAGTTTCACCCCACTGCTTTGTACAGTAAAATGGACGGAATGTTATTTTTAATTTCGGAGGCCGTTCGTGGTGACGGAGCCAAATTAAGAACAAAAAAAGGCGAAAAATTCATGCATAAATATGATGAGCGTGAAGAATTAGCCTCAAGAGACATCGTTGCCAGAGCGATTGACGCTGAAATGAAGGTCACCGGTGACGAATTTGTAGGTTTGGACTGCCGTAAAATGGATCATAAAAAGTTCCTTGAACATTTCCCGAATATTTATAAAAAATGTAAAGATGAAGGAATTGATCCTTTTAAACAATTGATTCCCGTGGTTCCGGCCTGTCATTATCTGATGGGCGGCATTGAAGTCGACAGAGACGGCCAGTCTTCCATCAGAAACCTTTTCGCAGTGGGAGAATGTACAAATTCGGGGCTTCATGGAGCTAACAGACTCGCTTCCAATTCATTACTTGAAGGATTGGTTTACGGACACAATGCAGCGATGAAAACAGTTGATCTTTTAAATGAGAATAATTTTAATTTTGAGGATTTAAAAGCTGTTCCCGAGTGGGATGAAGAAGGCATGAAAATCATGGATGAAATGGTGATTATATCTTATTTAAGAAAACAATTGCAGGAAATGATGAGCGACCTTGTGGGAATCGTGAGGAGCAACCGTCGTCTGAATATGGCATTACAAAAACATCAGGAAATTGCGGCCGCAGTGGATGAAATCTATCACTACTCTATTCTTTCGCCACAATTATCGGAATTAAGAAACTTAACAACCGTTGCCCACCTCATCATTACCCAATCTATGGAAATGACAGAGAATAAAGGGGCATTTTACAATAAAGATTTAGCTTAAAAGCATACAAAATGAAAAGACCAGCTTACGTTACAGATAAAGTTTTAAAACAATTCATCAAAAATGCTTTAGAGGAAGACATTCAAGATGGCGATCACTCTACCCTTTCCACTATTCCGAAAGATCTTGAGCAGAGCGCAAAACTCCTGGTAAAGCAAAACTGCATCCTGGCTGGTGTGGAATTGGCTGAAATTATTTTTAAAACTTTTGATAAAAACTTAAAAGTTGAAACTTTCGTAAAAGACGGAGATGCCGTAAAGGTTGGCGATGTTGCATTTATCGTAACCGGAAGCGCAAGATCTATTCTTTCTACCGAAAGACTTGTATTGAACTGTATGCAGAGAATGAGCGGAATCGCCACCCTTACCCATGACTGGGACTCAAGATTGGTAGGAACTAAAACTAAACTTTTAGATACAAGAAAAACTACCCCAAATTTTAGGGTTTGTGAAAAGTGGGCTGTTGCGATCGGTGGCGGAACCAACCATAGATACGGATTGTATGATATGATCATGCTGAAAGATAATCACATCGATTACAACGGAAGTATCACAAATGCTGTGAAAATGGCTAAAGATTATATCAAAAAAAATAAAAAGAAATTAAAAATAGAGGTTGAAACCAGAAATCTTGATGAAGTCCAAGAAGCCATTAATGCAAAGGTTGACAGAATCATGCTTGACAATATGGATGTACCAACCATGAAACGTGCGGTAAAAATGATCAACGGGGTTTGTGAGTCCGAAGCTTCCGGCGGAATTACCCGTGAACAGTTGAAAGAAATCGCTTCCACGGGCGTTACTTATATCTCTGCAGGAGCCCTGACTCATTCTGCAGAAAATATGGATTTGAGTCTCAAAGCCGTGAAATAGCGTTGAATTATTAATAAAAATGACCTCAATTTGTTAAAAATTCAGTAATATGATTTTTTTCATGTAAAATTTCAACTATTATTCAATACATTGTAAATCAAATCATTAAATCTTATTAAGATTGATTAAAAATTAACATAAAGTTAATATTAGTTAAAATTTATTTCCCGAATTTTGCAGAAAATTTAAATCTAACTATTACTAACGATTATGAAATTAATCAACAAAACAATGCTAACTGCGATAATCACCTTATCAACAGCTAGTGTTTATTACGCTCAACAGGTTCAGGACACTGTTAAAGAAACAAGGTCTAAGGATATTGAAGAGGTGATCCTAAGAGGTGTTACTGATATCGCAAAGGATAGAAAGACACCAGTTGCAGTATCTACAATTAAAGCTGCACAAATTCTTGAAAGACAGGGAAACCAAGAGCTTGTTGAAATGCTAAACACAACACCATCAGTATATGCTACAAAAGGTGGTGGTGGATTTGGAGATTCTCAGATCACGATGCGTGGATTTGAATCTAGAAACATTGCAGTAATGGTAAACGGTATGCCTGTAAATGATATGGAAGGAGGTACTGTTTATTTCTCAAACTGGACTGGATTATCTGACGTTACAAGTACATTACAAGTACAAAGAGGTTTAGGATCTTCAAAATTAGCCATTGCTTCTGTTGGGGGTACAATGAACTTCCTAACAAAATCTGCAGATATGAAAAAAGGTGGGGTTATTAGATTAGGAGTTGGTAACAATGACTATTTTAAAACATCTTTTGCTTATAATACAGGGAAATCTGATAAAGGATGGTCTTCTTCATTCTTAATGAGCAGACAAGCTGGTAGCACTTATATTGAAAATACAGATTACGAATCTTATGCTTACTATTTTGCATTAGGTTGGGAACCAAATAAAAAGCATAATTTCCAATTTACATTAACTTCTGCGCCTCAGTGGCACAACCAAAGAACCTTCTCTCCGACAATCCAGAACTATATTAATTATAACCCAGATCATGATGGATCACCATACAGACAGTATAACTCAGACTATGGATATTATACTGATGGCAGTGGTAATAAAATAGCATTGGCTAACAGAGCAAATTATTACGCTAAGCCAGTAATGATGTTGAACTGGGATTTTAATATTAATGAAAAATCAAAATTAAGTACAGTTGCATACATGTCTAATGGTAGAGGTGGTGGAACCGGAGAAATTGGTAGAGTTGGGGGAAAAGGAATAACCAGCTTCTACGACGCAAACGGACATTTTAATTATGATGCTATTTTTGCAGCCAACCAAGCTGTTAATGTAAATACCGCACCTGCTTCAAGTACTTTAGTTCGTAGAGCAAGTATTAATTCTCACAACTGGTATGGTATTTTAGCAAACTTCCAGCATAAAATCAATGACAACTGGAATTTCTCAGTAGGTACAGATGATAGATATTACTACGGATATCATTATCAGGTAGTTTCAGATCTTTATGGAGCTGCAGGATATAAAGAAGGAAACAATAAAAACGTTTCTCCTTATGTGGTAAATAAAGTTTACGATTATAAGAAACTTTCTTGGAATCCATTTGGAGGAAAAACAGCTCCTATTGAAGACCAAATAGGTTACAGTAATGATGGAGAAGTAATCTGGTACAGTGGTTTTGGTCAAGTTGAATATTCTAAAAACAACTTATCAGCATTTATACAAGGATCAGTATCAAATCAAGGATATCAAAGAATTGATAACTTCGTTCAGGATGGAGTAACTAAACAACAGGGACAAACTGTTAATACTAAAACTGGATTTAAAAACCTTTTTGGATATAACATCAAAGGAGGTGCTAACTATAACATCAATGAAAACCATAACGTTTTCGCAAACATTGGTTACTATAGCAAACAGCCTTTCTTCAATTCTGTTTATCCAAGCAACTTCCAAGTTGTTAATCCAACCTTAACTAATGAGAAAATTTTCTCTGCTGAAGTTGGGTATGGTTTCAGATCTCCAAAATTCAGTGCTAATGTTAACATCTACAGAACATCATGGGGAGACAGATGGTTAAGAAGAACAAACCAGACATTTACTTTACCTGACAACACTACTGCTACAGGATATGCTGAAATCAGTGGTATTACTGAGATCCACCAAGGAGTTGAAGTGGATGCAGTTTACAAACCTCTTAATTTCCTAGAATTTCAAGCTATGTTCTCTTGGGGAGATTACTACTATGAAGGTAATGCTACAGGAGCTGCATTTGATGACAACAACAATCCACTTACTTTAGCAGGTTCTTCTACTTCTACAACGCTTTATTTAGATAAAGTAAAAGTTGGAGGAACAAGCAACAACAGTATTCCACAAATGACAGCGTCATTAGGAGCGACTGTAAAACCAGTAAAAGATCTTAGTATTTTTGGAACTTGGAGATATGTAGGTAAACTTTATTCTTCAATTGATATTGCAACATTTTCTAATGAAGCTGCACAAGAAAAAGGTGTAATGAAATTACCTGATTTCAACTTATTTGATTTAGGAATTTCTTACAAAATCAGATTAAGAGATGCTGCTCAATACTTTACTGTTGGCGCAAACGTTTATAACCTGTTTGATACAACTTATATTTCTGATGCTTCTACAAACATTGCTCCAACGGATTCTCCTACGACATTGGCTGATGGAACACCTAATACAGCTAAGAAATCCTATCAAGATCTTGGATATATGTATGATGGCATTGCTAACGGTAACCGTGTATTATTCGGATTCGGTAGAACATGGGCTGCTACATTATCATTCAACTTCTAATAATATAAAAACATTAGATTTTATAAATATCAATCCCGGCTTTTCGCCGGGATTTTTGCTATATTTGTGTACTTTAAAACAGAAAAAATAGAAGTATGGATTTTTACAACATTTTGCTTAATGCACACAAAGGATTTGGATATTTAGAAATTCTATTAGTGACATTATTTACCGTTGCCCTTTTAGTTACCATGTTTGGATACAGCGGGAAAGTGAATAATTTCTTAAAGAAAACTACACTTTTCACGATGATCTTCTTCCATGTTCAGTTTTTATTGGGGATTGTGATGTTGGTCATTAATTTCACAAAAGGAATGGATATGGGATCAATCATGAAAAATGCTGACTTAAGATTTCAGTATGTAGAACATCCGTTTTCTATGTTAATCGCTGCAGTTTTGATGACGATCATCAACAAAAAAGTAAAAACCAGCCCTACAATTTCATTAGGAATTGTTATTATGGGATTAATTGCAGTAGGCTTATTTGCATTTGCATTCCCTTGGACAAGAGTGTTCGGGGCTTAATATATTAACTTAAACAATTTTAATTAAATCAATGAAAGTAGCTGTAGTAGGTTCAACAGGAATGGTTGGACAAGTTATGCTGAAAGTTCTTGAAGAAAGGAACTTCCCTGTCACAGAATTAATTCCGGTAGCTTCGGAAAGATCTATTGGCAAAAAGGTGAAGTATAAACAGGAAGAATTTACGATTGTAAGCATGAAAGACGCTATAGCTGCCAAACCTGATATTGCCATTTTCTCGGCCGGAGGTGAAACTTCCCTGGAATTTGCGCCCCTTTTTGCAGAAGTCGGAACAACAGTGATCGATAATTCTTCAGCCTGGAGAATGGATCCCGACAAGAAATTAGTCGTTCCGGAAATCAATGCTGATGTTTTAACAAAAGAAGATAAAATTATTGCCAACCCGAACTGTTCTACAATTCAGCTGGTGATGGTTTTAGGACCTTTGAATAAAAGATATGACTTAAAGAGAGTCATTGTTTCCACTTACCAATCCGTTACCGGAACCGGTAAAGCGGCTGTAGATCAGCTAAATGCCGAAATCACAGGAGATGATTCTATTGCAAAAGTTTATCCTTATCAGATCTTTAAAAATGCACTTCCACATTGTGATGCTTTTGCAGATGACGATTACACCAAAGAAGAGATTAAATTAATGAAAGAGCCTAAGAAAATTCTGGGTGATGACACATTCAATTTAACGGCGACTGCGGTAAGAGTTCCCGTACAGGGCGGACATTCCGAAAGTGTAAATATTGAATTTGAAAACGAATTCGAGCTTGATGAAGTAAGAAAAATTTTATCTGAAACTCCCGGAGTTGTGGTAATGGATAACGTAAAAAACAACGAATATCCGATGCCCCTTTATTCGGAAGGAAAAGATGAAGTTTTTGTAGGAAGGATAAGACGGGACCTTTCACAGCCAAAGACCCTGAACCTCTGGATCGTGGCAGATAATCTGCGGAAAGGAGCTGCTACCAACGCCGTACAAATCGCAGAATATATTGTAGCAAATAACTTAGTGTAAACTAACAAATATAAAAAGAGTCTCAGAATTGAGATTCTTTTTTTTATCAAACTATGGATATACAGAGTAATAAAAAAGATAAAATAGGCTTTCAAAAACTTATTGCCGTTTTTGGAGTTATTCTTTTTATCGGAAAAATTATCGCCTGGAAACTCACCAATTCAGATGCTGTTTTTTCTGATGCTATGGAAAGTATTGTAAACATCATCAGTGCATTTATGGGGCTTTACTCTCTACATCTTGCCTCAAAACCGAAAGATGAAGATCACCCGTACGGCCACGGAAAAGTAGAGTTTGTAACCGCCGGAATTGAAGGTGCTTTAATTGCCATTGCCGGAATAATGATCATCTATGAAGGAACCAACAGCCTTATCACAGGCAAGGTTTTAAACAAGCTGGATTGGGGAATCTGGATTATTGCTGCTACAGCCGTTATCAATTATTTTCTTGGCTATATCTCCATAAAAAAAGGTCAAAACGAAAACTCCCTGGTACTTATTTCTTCCGGAAAACACCTACAATCCGATACCATTACAACGCTTGGGGTTGTTATCAGCTTGGTGATTGTTTATTTCACGAAAATTTACTGGATCGATTCTGTTGTAGCATTGATTTTTGGAGCTTATATCATAGTAGTTGGGTATAAAATTGTCCGCAAATCCTTAAGTGGGATAATGGATGAGCAGGACCCGGAATTATTAAATCAAATCATTAAAGTTCTTGAAGAAAACAGGCGTACAGAATGGATTGATGTTCACAACATGAAAATCCAGCAGTTTGGGGCCAATCTCCATATTGATGCTCATATTACTTTGCCTTGGTATTACAGCCTTCGGGACGCCCACAATGAAATGGAAAAGATGATTATCCTATTGGCAAAAAACACAAAAAGAAGTGTAGAATTTAATTTTCACATGGATGACTGCAAACCCATTTCCTGCCCTATCTGTCAGATTTCAGATTGCCCTGTCCGTGAAAAAGATTTTGTAAAAAGAGTACAGTGGACTCCGGAAAACGTGACGAGTGCGGATAAGCATACAGCGCAGTAAAAAAAATATTATATTTGTTAAAAATAAATAATATGGGAGTTGGAACAAATCTTAAAAGATTAAGAAATAAAACTAAATTTTCTCAACAAGAGATTGCAGATATGCTTGGCTTAGATAGAGCAACATATATCAGGTGGGAAAATGAAACTTCCGATGTGAAATCACAGTATATCCCACAACTCGCAGAAATTTTTAAAGTAGATATTAAAGATTTGTTTGAGGATGAGATGAAAAATATTAATATCACAAACAATACTTTCGATAACAAAGATAATTCAACAAATAGTAATATTATTGTTTTTAATTTATCAGATAAAGATGTCGCTGAAAAATTGAGCTTCCAAATTTCTGAACTTATCAAGAATCTTAAAAAATAATTGACATAAAAATAGGAAGCCCTACAAATTGCAGGGTTTTCTATTTTTAATATATTTTCAATTCAATTGGATTATAAAGTTTTGCTCTTTCCTGCCCTTTTTTATTTATAAAGTTACGCTCTTCAGGATCCGCAATAAACTTATTGGTTAGAGTTGGATCAGCAAGTACTTTTCTTTGATAATCAAATACTTTTTCTTTTTTTACTAGTGTAGCATTGGAATGCATATTAGCCGATTTACAGTAGTATTTTCTTTTCCTGAAACTATACATTGTAAAATGATAATCATCTTTATCGTCGTAAACTTCTAAAATTAAGCCCGGTAATTTATTAAATTTATACGGACCGAAAGGAAAAGGTATTTCTTTAGTAAAATAAGCAATCCATGTTCTGCCGTACCTCTTTGTCACAGCCTTTTGGCATTTATATTTTCCAATCTTCTTATATTCATTTACAAGCTGCCAAATCATATTGTTAGTTTCCTCATATCTAAAATATTTATCTGACATTTCGAGTGTTACATAAAATTTCGCGTTTGTTGTCCCTACATTTTCAGGGAACTCTGCGATATACTTCATTTGTTCATCAAGAGGGCTGTTTTCATGCAGTTTTTTCTCATATCGTAAAGAATCTCCTACATATTTATTCATATTTTTATAATAAGATTCTTTATCATTCATGAGAAGTGCATAAGCAGCATCTTGAACGACAGCATTTTTTGTTTGACTTTTATAAATTAAATTATAATCTGCTTCATAAACAACATTAAAACCAGTTTGAGATTTCACAATAACTATAAAAAAAAATAAAAAAAGTGTATAATATGTTTTCATTATGTGACATTTAATTAAAAAGCAAAGTGTTATATACACTTTGCTTAGATTTTTTAACTCGGCTTTAATGAATGTAAATGGTTATTGATTGGGGTGTTGTCCCACATACCCTATAGTTTACATATCCTAAAAAATTCCTTACTTGTTCTACAGAAAACCCTTCAGTCTCTGTTACATTTACAACCTGTCCACAAGAAGTTCTAAAAGGAAAAGCACTTGCCAGTGTTCCGATAGCAACAGCTCCAATAATAAATAATTTTTTCATAATTTGTATAAATTTTAATTGTTAAACATCACAAACCTAAGAATTAAAATTCAATAAATATGTAAAAGAAATACAACAAAAACTGTTGCATTTTTCAAAC
This region includes:
- a CDS encoding T9SS type B sorting domain-containing protein, with the translated sequence MEKKLPLLFFIFLFCFSQQLSSQTYQLIGNPVNTTGWTMVGPTVVSTDFVQLTPDVNDNSGSIRLNEPINLKYCDKWRIEFDFRMDSSQTYNGDGIAFWYLANPPVASVLGSGIGVSQNAVGFIVGFDTYNNATGSSGMSKVHVAYGQVQNTTDTNNVEFFNIPGSSFHSPDLNATLPFQGTTYKHVEVTAEVDPAAPANWIVKITLNGTVICNQSFAPSGAAAAMTVGYFGFSASTGGARSRHSIKNVKVYVDKIPLLESAITKSICPDLAGMATVDLTTFNSQLTATPNNYNFTYYITGSATPIANPTNFQYNADTNISVVIKDPATVLCDNNDATITLKVAPTVTATDATLRSCFIETKPSTGLFNLTTAAVIGTSTGIIKTYYPSLTDAENGTNEIVNPTNYIAPTGVVYIKVTNSFGCYDIAKVNLVVMAPVSSNILEDKIICIEDKTTLDAGPGFTSYEWSTGATTQAINDVGVGTYWVKLKTGECITTQYVKVYASEQPVISSIDISNNTVSVYAVGGTAPYQYSMDGINWQDSNEFKNVPRGDSKIYVKDAYDCEPIDISIVVPNLINVITPNGDGINDAIDYSALAGKQNLVFNVFDRYGAQIHHADKSNKYRWDGTVGGRKISTGSYWYSVSWNENDKKNTPFRYSGWVLVKNRD
- a CDS encoding NAD(P)H-dependent oxidoreductase, which produces MNYLEALSKRYSVKKFNNEIIPQEKLFNILESGKLSASSLGLQPYKILVVESEEMKKKLIPAFYNPSQISTCSHLIVIISKKTVEEGYINGYFRHISDVRETPMENLELFRNSINQHINQKTQDEIFNWAEKQSYIVLANLMYAAAIEGIDSCPMEGFRQDLMEEILDINPEAEKVTVTLALGYRSEEDYFQHMKKVRKPNEKLFKFI
- the nadB gene encoding L-aspartate oxidase is translated as MIKADVLVIGSGISGLSYAIKVSEQLPDAKIIIVTKSDEDESNTKYAQGGLAVVTDSKNDNFDKHIEDTMRAGDGENKRDVVEMVVKEAPARFNEIVEWGANFDMKNGEFALGREGGHTENRIVHHKDITGFEIERALLETAKSSPNIEILDHHYVIDIITQHHVPGKELNEGDIHCYGAYILDEKGKKIKKITSKITLVATGGAGHVYKNTTNPTIATGDGIAFVARAKGQVSNMQYYQFHPTALYSKMDGMLFLISEAVRGDGAKLRTKKGEKFMHKYDEREELASRDIVARAIDAEMKVTGDEFVGLDCRKMDHKKFLEHFPNIYKKCKDEGIDPFKQLIPVVPACHYLMGGIEVDRDGQSSIRNLFAVGECTNSGLHGANRLASNSLLEGLVYGHNAAMKTVDLLNENNFNFEDLKAVPEWDEEGMKIMDEMVIISYLRKQLQEMMSDLVGIVRSNRRLNMALQKHQEIAAAVDEIYHYSILSPQLSELRNLTTVAHLIITQSMEMTENKGAFYNKDLA
- the nadC gene encoding carboxylating nicotinate-nucleotide diphosphorylase, translating into MKRPAYVTDKVLKQFIKNALEEDIQDGDHSTLSTIPKDLEQSAKLLVKQNCILAGVELAEIIFKTFDKNLKVETFVKDGDAVKVGDVAFIVTGSARSILSTERLVLNCMQRMSGIATLTHDWDSRLVGTKTKLLDTRKTTPNFRVCEKWAVAIGGGTNHRYGLYDMIMLKDNHIDYNGSITNAVKMAKDYIKKNKKKLKIEVETRNLDEVQEAINAKVDRIMLDNMDVPTMKRAVKMINGVCESEASGGITREQLKEIASTGVTYISAGALTHSAENMDLSLKAVK
- a CDS encoding TonB-dependent receptor — protein: MKLINKTMLTAIITLSTASVYYAQQVQDTVKETRSKDIEEVILRGVTDIAKDRKTPVAVSTIKAAQILERQGNQELVEMLNTTPSVYATKGGGGFGDSQITMRGFESRNIAVMVNGMPVNDMEGGTVYFSNWTGLSDVTSTLQVQRGLGSSKLAIASVGGTMNFLTKSADMKKGGVIRLGVGNNDYFKTSFAYNTGKSDKGWSSSFLMSRQAGSTYIENTDYESYAYYFALGWEPNKKHNFQFTLTSAPQWHNQRTFSPTIQNYINYNPDHDGSPYRQYNSDYGYYTDGSGNKIALANRANYYAKPVMMLNWDFNINEKSKLSTVAYMSNGRGGGTGEIGRVGGKGITSFYDANGHFNYDAIFAANQAVNVNTAPASSTLVRRASINSHNWYGILANFQHKINDNWNFSVGTDDRYYYGYHYQVVSDLYGAAGYKEGNNKNVSPYVVNKVYDYKKLSWNPFGGKTAPIEDQIGYSNDGEVIWYSGFGQVEYSKNNLSAFIQGSVSNQGYQRIDNFVQDGVTKQQGQTVNTKTGFKNLFGYNIKGGANYNINENHNVFANIGYYSKQPFFNSVYPSNFQVVNPTLTNEKIFSAEVGYGFRSPKFSANVNIYRTSWGDRWLRRTNQTFTLPDNTTATGYAEISGITEIHQGVEVDAVYKPLNFLEFQAMFSWGDYYYEGNATGAAFDDNNNPLTLAGSSTSTTLYLDKVKVGGTSNNSIPQMTASLGATVKPVKDLSIFGTWRYVGKLYSSIDIATFSNEAAQEKGVMKLPDFNLFDLGISYKIRLRDAAQYFTVGANVYNLFDTTYISDASTNIAPTDSPTTLADGTPNTAKKSYQDLGYMYDGIANGNRVLFGFGRTWAATLSFNF
- a CDS encoding aspartate-semialdehyde dehydrogenase translates to MKVAVVGSTGMVGQVMLKVLEERNFPVTELIPVASERSIGKKVKYKQEEFTIVSMKDAIAAKPDIAIFSAGGETSLEFAPLFAEVGTTVIDNSSAWRMDPDKKLVVPEINADVLTKEDKIIANPNCSTIQLVMVLGPLNKRYDLKRVIVSTYQSVTGTGKAAVDQLNAEITGDDSIAKVYPYQIFKNALPHCDAFADDDYTKEEIKLMKEPKKILGDDTFNLTATAVRVPVQGGHSESVNIEFENEFELDEVRKILSETPGVVVMDNVKNNEYPMPLYSEGKDEVFVGRIRRDLSQPKTLNLWIVADNLRKGAATNAVQIAEYIVANNLV
- a CDS encoding cation diffusion facilitator family transporter: MDIQSNKKDKIGFQKLIAVFGVILFIGKIIAWKLTNSDAVFSDAMESIVNIISAFMGLYSLHLASKPKDEDHPYGHGKVEFVTAGIEGALIAIAGIMIIYEGTNSLITGKVLNKLDWGIWIIAATAVINYFLGYISIKKGQNENSLVLISSGKHLQSDTITTLGVVISLVIVYFTKIYWIDSVVALIFGAYIIVVGYKIVRKSLSGIMDEQDPELLNQIIKVLEENRRTEWIDVHNMKIQQFGANLHIDAHITLPWYYSLRDAHNEMEKMIILLAKNTKRSVEFNFHMDDCKPISCPICQISDCPVREKDFVKRVQWTPENVTSADKHTAQ